The following proteins are encoded in a genomic region of Phaeodactylum tricornutum CCAP 1055/1 chromosome 1, whole genome shotgun sequence:
- a CDS encoding xanthine/uracil permease (Highly expressed permease of unknonw function. Contains 9 transmembrane domains and a xanthine/uracil (purine) transporter domain. The gene is highly expressed under condtions of nitrate starvation.) translates to MMNGMIHKLDSAFQATKLSKFFQMEERDTKLSVEFRGALATFMSMSYILAVNPRILSDSGGPCVMDPDEGLFGAEYSACIEAVKREYITATAVASMFGCILMGLFANLPIALAPGMGMNAFFTYSVVGFRGLDDISFEAAVTAVMIEGAIFFVMAITGARYAIVRLIPEPVRVATPAAIGAFLAHLGLQTAEGIGVVVSDIATAVTLGGCPESMRTPIVALTDSCRANTDLCTTSDAYTCDDLGGVMTAGTTWVGVLGLLIIIIMLSYKNKAAFVVGIATITFLSWFRGTAITYFPDTLEGNDRFDYFKKVVSVEKIDLLFANFTSDLSDVTVALITFLYVDFLDTSGTLLGLVSAMGYVNEEGDFPRSKQAFAVDAAATMFGSIFGLSPVTSYIESGAGVEAGSRTGLTAIIVGFFFFLSIFFAPIIASIPPWAIGGALIVVGALMARSLRFVKWHDPAHAATAFLTVVVMPLTYSIAYGLIAGIGCWIVLQGTFYLLALVGVKRPSFALDEDIVPKETEDKDTDDENAKNMEDDSNDSGKDPVSGEEEKQEQP, encoded by the exons ATGATGAATGGAATGATCCACAAGCTGGACTCGGCCTTTCAGGCCACGAAACTGTCTAAATTCTTTCAGATGGAAGAACGCGACACCAAGCTGTCGGTCGAATTCCGTGGCGCCCTCGCGACCTTTATGAGTATGTCCTATATCTTGGCCGTCAACCCTCGTATCCTTTCCGATTCGGGCGGACCTTGCGTCATGGATCCTGACGAAGGTCTCTTCGGTGCCGAGTATTCCGCCTGCATTGAAGCGGTCAAGCGCGAATACATTACGGCGACCGCTGTAGCGTCCATGTTTGGATGCATTCTGATGGGTCTGTTCGCCAACCTCCCCATCGCTCTGGCGCCCGGCATGGGAATGAACGCTTTTTTTACCTACTCGGTAGTAGGCTTTCGTGGATTGGATGATATCAGTTTCGAAGCGGCCGTGACAGCGGTGATGATTGAAGGCGCAATCTTCTTTGTGATGGCCATTACCGGAGCCCGGTACGCCATTGTTCGGCTCATTCCGGAACCAGTACGTGTTGCGACACCGGCAGCAATTGGAGCGTTTCTCGCTCACCTGGGTTTGCAAACCGCGGAAGGAATTGGTGTAGTCGTGTCCGATATCGCCACGGCGGTGACATTGGGAGGATGTCCCGAAAGTATGCGAACCCCCATTGTAGCGTTGACGGACTCTTGCCGGGCCAATACAGACTTGTGTACCACCAGCGACGCCTACACTTGCGATGATCTGGGGGGTGTCATGACGGCCGGAACGACTTGGGTAGGCGTCCTTGGATTGTTGATCATCATTATTATGCTCTCGTACAA GAACAAGGCCGCAttcgtcgttggcattgCTACCATCACGTTCCTGAGTTGGTTCCGTGGTACCGCCATTACCTACTTTCCAGATACACTCGAAGGAAACGACCGATTTGACTACTTTAAAAAGGTTGTTTCCGTGGAGAAGATTGACCTTCTTTTCGCCAACTTTACCAGCGATCTTTCGGACGTTACAGTGGCTCTCATT ACGTTCCTTTACGTCGATTTCCTTGATACAAGC GGTACTCTTCTAGGTCTCGTTTCAGCCATGGGTTATGTAAACGAAGAAGGCGACTTTCCTCGAAGCAAACAAGCATTTGCCGTTGATGCAGCGGCGACGATGTTCGGTTCCATCTTTGGTCTTTCTCCCGTCACTTCCTACATTGAAAGTGGCGCTGGCGTTGAAGCTGGATCCCGTACCGGATTGACTGCCATCATTGTGggttttttcttctttctttcaATCTTTTTCGCTCCTATCATTGCCAGCATCCCTCCGTGGGCTATTGGTGGTGCTTTGATCGTCGTTGGCGCCCTTATGGCGCGCTCATTACGATTCGTTAAATGGCACGACCCTGCGCATGCAGCCACGGCCTTTTTGACCGTAGTTGTTATGCCTTTGACGTACTCCATCGCTTACGGTCTAATTGCCGGTATTGGTTGTTGGATTGTCCTGCAAGGCACGTTCTACCTTTTGGCGCTGGTCGGTGTGAAGCGTCCTTCGTTCGCACTCGACGAAGACATTGTGCCGAAAGAAACCGAAGACAAAGACACTGATGATGAAAATGCCAAGAATATGGAAGACGATAGCAACGACTCTGGCAAGGATCCAGTGAGCGgtgaggaagaaaagcaggAACAACCCTAG
- a CDS encoding predicted protein, protein PLAKPAHEKLLPDWSQLPNVPQDIPVPHTLVLDLENTLVSSTWDRRYGWRHAKRPGVDKFLRELAQYYEIVLYSPSIDGIADPVVTSLDKDGCIMHRLYREATYYTGGVHVKDLNRLNRPLNRMVVIDDDPSEVQFNPENLIRVKPYADPTDRTDNTLERILPFLVEIAREGYNDVPGLLRQYEGMDADQIADEQDRRIHELRTHRERRSQQGLGALARG, encoded by the exons CCATTGGCGAAACCTGCACACGAGAAGCTTTTGCCGGATTGGTCACAG CTTCCCAATGTTCCTCAGGATATTCCCGTTCCCCACACACTTGTTCTCGACTTGGAAAATACACTTGTTTCCTCCACTTGGGATCGTCGCTACGGCTGGCGGCACGCGAAACGCCCCGGTGTCGACAAATTTCTACGCGAACTGGCACAGTATTATGAAATTGTTCTGTACAGCCCTAGTATTGATGGTATTGCGGACCCTGTCGTCACCTCCTTGGATAAGGATGGGTGTATTATGCACAGACTGTATCGCGAGGCGACCTACTACACCGGTGGCGTGCATGTGAAGGATTTGAATCGTTTGAACCGTCCCCTGAATCGTATGGTTGTGATTGACGATGATCCCTCGGAGGTCCAATTCAACCCTGAAAACTTGATTCGCGTCAAGCCGTACGCGGACCCGACGGATCGCACGGACAACACTTTAGAACGAATCCTCCCATTTTTGGTAGAGATTGCTCGTGAAGGATACAATGACGTCCCGGGGCTGTTGCGACAATACGAAGGCATGGATGCCGATCAAATTGCCGATGAGCAGGACCGCCGCATCCACGAACTACGCACTCACCGTGAACGCCGCTCGCAACAGGGATTAGGAGCTTTGGCTCGTGGA